The Streptococcus parasanguinis genomic sequence GCAAAACTCACATCTTTAAACTCGATAACTTTCTTTCCGATCCGGCTGGTCTCAAAGTTCATCTCCAAATCCATCTGGTTGCTTTGACCAGACAAGTCTTGCTTGAGATCATGGAAACGATTGATCCGTGCTTGTTGCTTGGTCGCACGCGCCTGAGGTTGACGCCGCATCCAGGTCAACTCCTGCTTATAGAGTTGCTGCTTCTTATGAAGAAGGGCGGCATCACGCTCGTCTTGCTCAGCCTTTAAGCGGACATAATCCTGGTAGTTGCCCTGATACTCGATCAAGCCACCTCGATCCAACTCAAAGATCCGAGTCGAGATATTATCCAAGAAATAGCGATCGTGGGTAATAAAGAGCACGGTTTTCTTAGAGTTCTTCAAGAAATTGGTCAACCATTCGATAGTATCAATATCTAGGTGGTTGGTCGGCTCATCTAGTAAGAGCAGGTCGTGGTGAGACAGCAAAACCTGTGCCAGTTGCACCCGACGACGTAAGCCCCCAGATAGATCCCCAACTTTGGCATTCAAATCTTCAATCCCAAGTTTGGAAAGGACTGTCTTGACCTGACTCTCGATTTCCCAAGCATTGAGTGAATCCATCTCCGCCATGACCTTTTCAAGACGGGCTTGGTTCTCTTCTCGATAATCCGCCATCAAGTATTCATAATCGCGAATGAGCTGCATTTCGCGCAAATCACTAGATAGCACCGTATCCAAAACCGTCTTTTGATCATCAAAGTCTGGTTCCTGCGTCAAGTAGCCAATCGTATAATCACTCTTGGCAGAAAAAGGACTCACATCTCCATCAAAGCCAGAGCGACCTGACAATACATCTAACAGCGTGGTTTTTCCAGTCCCATTGACCCCGATCAATCCGATCCGATCCAAGTCGTGAATGATAAAGGAAATCTCACGAAAGACGGTCTTATCTCCGACAGATTTGGTTAATTTATCGACAATAAAATCGCTCATTTTTCCTCCTCTTTTGCTTGCTGGATATAGGCGATGATGGCCTCTTTTTCATTGGCCAGTTCCCCATCGACAATGGCATATTCAATTTTTGTCAAAATCTCTCCTAAGGCTGGACCAGGTTGAAAGCCGTAGTCTTTGATCAACATACCGCCATTAACCACAACCTCATGCTTATCATGAATGGTCAAGCTATCATAAACGCGCTCAATGGCCAAATAATCCACACTCAAGGCATACGCTTCACGGAGCTCTTCAGCTAGTAGCAACAAACGCTTCTCATACTTGTAGCAGGCACGCTGGTCTAGACTTCCATTTTCTCGGAGCTTAAGAATCTCCACGATCTGCTCCACCGTCTTGGCAAACTCTCTAGACGTCTTCCATTTCTTAAAGAATTTTGGAATATCTTGAATCTCTAGTGCTAAGACCAAAGCAGTCCAGGCTTGCTCAGAAGTTGAAAAGGTATATTCCAACTCTATGTCAAACAAACGCTCGATTGCTTCTTTGCGATCCTTCATTTCTGGTAGATAGTGATAGGCTTTGCTTGCAAGCATAGCCTCCAAGCCTTGTCTCCAGTATGGGGAAAGCAAGAGTTTATCAAACTCGATGAAGGTACGCTCTACAGAAATCTTCTCTAGTAAGGGAGCACACTCCTTCATGGCATCAAAGGTTGCCTCTTCTAATTCAAAACCGAGACTGGCTTGAAAACGAAAGCCTCGCATGATCCGGAGTGCATCTTCGTTAAACCGTTCGTGAGGAAGCCCAACGGCCCGAAGGACCTTGTTTTCTAAATCTTCTAGTCCATGAAAGAGGTCAACAATCTCTCCTTTTTCATTTAAGGCAAAGGCATTGACCGTAAAATCACGACGCTTGAGGTCTTCTTCTAGCGAGCGCACAAAAGACACAGAGCTCGGACGGCGATAATCTACGTAGACATCCTCCGTCCGGAAGGTCGTAATTTCATATTCTTGACCATTTTCAAGGACCAAGACGGTCCCGTGTTCGATACCGACATCTACTGTCCGATCAAAAATCGCCTTGGTCTCTTCTGGGTATGAGGAGGAAGCGATATCGACATCGTGAATTGGACGATCCAAGAGGGCATCTCGGACAGATCCCCCTACAAAATAGGCCTCAAAACCAGCTGCTTTAATCTTCTCTAATATTGGTAAAGCCTCCTGAAACTCAGAAGGCATCTTTTCTAATCTCATAGTAAGTGTTCCAAACCATAAACAAGCTCATGACGCTTGACAACTTCTTTAATCCCTAGATTTACTCCTGTCATGAAGGAAACACGATCATAGGAATCATGACGGAGAGTCAACCCTTCGCCTTGGCTACCAAAAATCACCTCTTGGTGAGCGACTAGGCCAGGCAATCGAACCGAATGGATGCGCATCCCTTCAAACTCTGCCCCTCTTGCCCCAGGCATCAACTCTTCTTCATCTGCTGCACCTTGCTGGATCTTCTCGCGCTTCTCAGAGATCAACTCAGCGGTCTTAATTGCTGTTCCACTCGGTGCATCTTTTTTCTTATCGTGGTGCAATTCAATGATTTCCACATTCGGGAAATACTTGGCTGCTTGCGCTGCAAATTGCATCAAGAGCACGGCTCCAATGGCAAAGTTCGGCGCGATCAAGCCACCCAAGCCCTTTTCACGTGAAAGGTCTGTCAATTCTTGGATCTGCTCAGGAGTGAATCCAGTCGTTCCCACAACAGGGGCAAAGCCATTCTCAATTGCAAAGCGAGTATTTTCGTAAGCGACTTTGGGCATGGTAAAGTCCACCCAAACATCTGCCTTTAGACCCACGACATCTTCTTTGTGGTTAAAGACAGGGACTCCTGCAACTTCTGTCTCATCAGTAAATGGATCGATCAAGCCGGCTAATTCTAACTCAGGATCTTCTGAAACCATCTTGTAAGCCGCTTGTCCCATTCTTCCCTTGAAACCTGCGATAATGACTTTAATTGACATAGAATTCTCCTTAAACGATAGGAATATACCCAACTGCTAAGCTATGGTCACCTAAGTGCGTCCCAATAACACCACCAAAAGTCGCAAAAGGAATGTCACCTTCCACTCCTTCTTCAATGAGCAGTTGGCGAAGTGCTTCTGCTTTTTCAGGGACATTGGCATGGATGACAAAGACTTGGTAATGACCATCTGCGATATCTGATACAACAATCTCTACCAAGCGTTTCATGGCTTTCTTTTCCGTCCGGACTTTCTCAAAGACCTCAATCACGCCTTCCTCATTAAAATAAAGAATAGGCTTGATGCTTAAGAGGTTCCCAAGAATAGCAGCCCCATTTGACAGACGACCACCTTTGACCAAGTGGTTTAAATCATCCACCATGATATAGGCGGAGGTTCCATCAATCTGGTGTTGGACATTGGCAACAATCTCGTCGAAGGAACGGCCTTCACCAGCCCATTTCAAGCAGTCTTCTACCATCATTCCTAGAGGAGCACTGGTAATTTTTGAGTCCGGAAATTCGACGGTCAAGCCTTCAAATTCGTCCTTCAAATATTGGATATTTTGGTAGAAACCAGAAATACCAGATGACAAGAAAAGACCGATAGCATGCGTATAGCCCTTAGCTGTCAAACCAGATAAGACCTCTTCTAACTCTGCCACACTCGGCTGGCTAGTCTTTGGCAATTCCTTAGACGCAGCCATCTTTTGGTAGAACTCATCGTGTGTCAGGTTCTTCCCTTCAACATAAGACTCCCCATCGATATAGATCGGGATCTCTAAAATAAATAAGTCGTCGTGATGGAGCACGTCTTGCGGTAAATAGGCAGACGAATCCGTGATCACTGCTAATTTCATTGATTAAAACTCCAAATTAATACCCGGTAAATCGAGGGCAATTTCTGTGACTTCATAAGTCAAACGGTTGAGCATATTCAAGCAAGGGCGAGCCAATTCTTCCACTTCGTCTTTGCTGAATTCACTTGGTTCATTGACATAACGACCAAACAAGTGGTTGATTTGAGTGATGGTTCCACTGATCACAAAACCGTCAAAAACGATCATGTAGCTTAAGATGACAATCAAAGAAGTCGTGTTTTGTTCTTGATCACGATTGATCAATTGAAAGTTTACATCTACTTTTGTTTCAGGGATGCCATTTTCTTTTTCCCACTCAAAATTACGAGCATCATAGTGGTATTGGCTGACAAATTCTTTTTCACGTTGAATATCCATTTTTATTCTCCTAAAAATATGCGATAGGCTTATTATATCATAATTCAGCTCAAGATACCAACGCCGAAGGAGGTGATTTTTTCACTTGTACAAGAAGAAAAGGCCAGGGTTTCCCAACCTTTTAATCATATTTAGTTTTTAGGTTTGCGAAGCAATCCGAACAAGATACCACTTACGACTGCACCGATCAATACGAACAAGATGTATAGAAGTGGATTTGATGTAAGAGCGATAACGAAGATTCCTCCGTGAGGAGCCATGAGTTTCAAGCCTGCAAGACCAACAAGGGCACCTGTCAATGCTGAACCTGCTATGAAGCTAGGGATGGCACGAGCTGGGTCAGCTGCACCGAATGGAATGGCACCTTCTGTGATGAAGGAAAGACCCATGACAATGTTTGTCAAACCAGAATCGCGTTCTTCTTGTGTG encodes the following:
- a CDS encoding ABC-F family ATP-binding cassette domain-containing protein codes for the protein MSDFIVDKLTKSVGDKTVFREISFIIHDLDRIGLIGVNGTGKTTLLDVLSGRSGFDGDVSPFSAKSDYTIGYLTQEPDFDDQKTVLDTVLSSDLREMQLIRDYEYLMADYREENQARLEKVMAEMDSLNAWEIESQVKTVLSKLGIEDLNAKVGDLSGGLRRRVQLAQVLLSHHDLLLLDEPTNHLDIDTIEWLTNFLKNSKKTVLFITHDRYFLDNISTRIFELDRGGLIEYQGNYQDYVRLKAEQDERDAALLHKKQQLYKQELTWMRRQPQARATKQQARINRFHDLKQDLSGQSNQMDLEMNFETSRIGKKVIEFKDVSFAFENKPILQDFNLLVQNKDRIGIVGDNGVGKSTLLNLIAERLQPQSGQVIIGETVRVAYFSQQIDGLDESKRVINFLQEVAEEVKTTVGTTSIADLLEQFLFPRSMHGTLIEKLSGGEKKRLFLLKLLIEKPNVLLLDEPTNDLDIATLTVLENFLQNFGGPVITVSHDRYFLDKVASKILAFENGGIREFFGNYTDYLDEKAFEAAQVTASHKVEKEKPVKPKEEKKRMSYMEKQEWASIEADIEAIENRIAEIEVEMNENGSDFGKLSALQKELDQENERLLEKYDRYEYLSELDE
- the dapB gene encoding 4-hydroxy-tetrahydrodipicolinate reductase — its product is MSIKVIIAGFKGRMGQAAYKMVSEDPELELAGLIDPFTDETEVAGVPVFNHKEDVVGLKADVWVDFTMPKVAYENTRFAIENGFAPVVGTTGFTPEQIQELTDLSREKGLGGLIAPNFAIGAVLLMQFAAQAAKYFPNVEIIELHHDKKKDAPSGTAIKTAELISEKREKIQQGAADEEELMPGARGAEFEGMRIHSVRLPGLVAHQEVIFGSQGEGLTLRHDSYDRVSFMTGVNLGIKEVVKRHELVYGLEHLL
- a CDS encoding CCA tRNA nucleotidyltransferase, translated to MRLEKMPSEFQEALPILEKIKAAGFEAYFVGGSVRDALLDRPIHDVDIASSSYPEETKAIFDRTVDVGIEHGTVLVLENGQEYEITTFRTEDVYVDYRRPSSVSFVRSLEEDLKRRDFTVNAFALNEKGEIVDLFHGLEDLENKVLRAVGLPHERFNEDALRIMRGFRFQASLGFELEEATFDAMKECAPLLEKISVERTFIEFDKLLLSPYWRQGLEAMLASKAYHYLPEMKDRKEAIERLFDIELEYTFSTSEQAWTALVLALEIQDIPKFFKKWKTSREFAKTVEQIVEILKLRENGSLDQRACYKYEKRLLLLAEELREAYALSVDYLAIERVYDSLTIHDKHEVVVNGGMLIKDYGFQPGPALGEILTKIEYAIVDGELANEKEAIIAYIQQAKEEEK
- a CDS encoding DegV family protein; the encoded protein is MKLAVITDSSAYLPQDVLHHDDLFILEIPIYIDGESYVEGKNLTHDEFYQKMAASKELPKTSQPSVAELEEVLSGLTAKGYTHAIGLFLSSGISGFYQNIQYLKDEFEGLTVEFPDSKITSAPLGMMVEDCLKWAGEGRSFDEIVANVQHQIDGTSAYIMVDDLNHLVKGGRLSNGAAILGNLLSIKPILYFNEEGVIEVFEKVRTEKKAMKRLVEIVVSDIADGHYQVFVIHANVPEKAEALRQLLIEEGVEGDIPFATFGGVIGTHLGDHSLAVGYIPIV
- a CDS encoding DUF1149 family protein → MDIQREKEFVSQYHYDARNFEWEKENGIPETKVDVNFQLINRDQEQNTTSLIVILSYMIVFDGFVISGTITQINHLFGRYVNEPSEFSKDEVEELARPCLNMLNRLTYEVTEIALDLPGINLEF